In Nocardioides sp., the following proteins share a genomic window:
- a CDS encoding M48 family metallopeptidase, protein MSSLYPDQQLRRRAMAWALRIKVNPERVDIADMPKKWGSCTSEGVVTFADELAETDEAFQDYVIVHELLHLRYKTHGKRFQAMMSALVPNWRELERQSRHSTDRQTGR, encoded by the coding sequence ATGTCCTCGCTCTACCCGGATCAGCAGCTAAGGCGTCGCGCCATGGCCTGGGCGCTGCGCATCAAGGTCAACCCCGAGCGGGTCGACATCGCTGACATGCCGAAGAAGTGGGGCTCGTGCACCAGCGAGGGCGTAGTGACCTTTGCCGACGAGTTAGCAGAGACTGACGAGGCCTTCCAGGACTACGTCATCGTCCACGAGCTACTGCATCTCCGGTACAAGACGCATGGCAAGCGGTTCCAGGCCATGATGTCCGCCCTCGTCCCCAACTGGCGCGAGTTGGAGCGTCAAAGCAGACATTCGACTGACCGACAGACAGGGCGATGA
- a CDS encoding DEAD/DEAH box helicase — translation MAFQGKTKKVQQQFDTPEEMYLRGSLPRTAGAVSGLWIHQGDVLRAYAEVHQKTPDLALELPTGTGKTMPGLLIAEWVRRKADGPILYAAPTRQLADQVLTTAKTEGVPARLLVGSHHSWSPTDEADVEGGEAIAITTYSSIFNSHPKLPEPRLIVLDDAHAGEQFVGEQYGITIRRHEAEAAYLAVLDALRPFLSGLQIQRLQGAPDPGAHHQVRLILPPVVPTAMAQLDEALSSLGGDFKFQLAMIRGGLASCCVYLSYGGIQIRPMIPPTFENKVFSRAGQRVYLSATLGSGGELERAFGRSEITRMPLPSKTPPRSGRRLFVFPDLVKGGDSVGVTKSIVGVTNKALVLSQTTTAVAEQVARSLAGEGVPVFGKEVVEHGLATFAKAPMGVLGLANRYDGMDLPGDDCRIVVLGGKPDAVSLQEKFLSERAEASAALAERLRTRIVQGAGRATRGPNDYAVVLVVGTDIMRYFSRRENQTALDPELQAEVQFGWKNSRGEDPTDILDNVRTFLTHDTDWMEGGEPLVGEFREEAEKIEAPGTAALGESATLEVEAWELAFNDDWIAASQKLEDAARAVGKGGDATRGYRGLLLYLAGAWLHLGAESEAHRAHSRELIRNAAKASVRGTWLKEMKELPGAEEVPLAAADAVAVNNLVARLTGNFKANKIKENLAEMCAALGRDEAVAYEVGLTNLGNFLGAEAAKPSGQGRCDSAWRWDSALWLTIEAKSEERSDGLLPLKDIRQANTQLDQLATDRSVDHAPAGSPTIIVSDRLTVSPEHAPVANPNVYLASTDVVRQIAGDVMAVWVDLLAVAAKHEAVHVLKRHVQETLTENGCLPTQVVDRLTQERIRPGD, via the coding sequence ATGGCTTTCCAGGGCAAGACCAAGAAGGTCCAGCAGCAGTTCGACACTCCCGAGGAGATGTACCTGCGCGGATCGCTGCCGAGGACGGCAGGTGCCGTGAGCGGCTTGTGGATTCACCAGGGCGACGTGCTCCGGGCCTACGCCGAAGTGCATCAGAAGACTCCTGACCTGGCGCTTGAGCTGCCGACTGGCACTGGCAAGACGATGCCTGGGCTGCTCATCGCGGAGTGGGTGCGCCGCAAGGCCGACGGGCCAATTCTGTACGCCGCACCAACGCGGCAACTGGCCGACCAGGTGCTCACGACGGCCAAGACCGAGGGAGTACCTGCTCGCCTATTGGTTGGCAGTCACCATTCCTGGAGCCCGACAGACGAAGCCGACGTCGAAGGCGGTGAGGCCATCGCGATCACGACGTACAGCTCAATCTTCAACAGCCACCCGAAACTGCCCGAGCCGCGCCTCATCGTGCTCGACGACGCCCATGCCGGCGAACAGTTCGTGGGCGAGCAGTACGGCATCACGATTCGCCGTCACGAAGCGGAAGCGGCGTACCTGGCAGTCCTGGACGCTCTACGGCCGTTCCTTTCGGGCCTCCAGATCCAGCGGCTTCAGGGCGCTCCGGACCCCGGGGCACATCATCAGGTGCGGCTCATCCTGCCGCCAGTGGTCCCAACTGCGATGGCACAGCTGGACGAGGCGCTGTCGAGTCTCGGGGGTGACTTCAAGTTCCAGCTCGCGATGATTCGCGGGGGGCTCGCGTCCTGCTGCGTCTACCTCTCCTACGGTGGCATCCAGATCCGCCCGATGATCCCGCCGACGTTTGAGAACAAGGTGTTTTCCCGTGCTGGCCAGCGCGTGTATCTTTCGGCGACCCTCGGCTCTGGCGGTGAGCTCGAACGGGCGTTTGGCCGCTCGGAGATCACTCGGATGCCGCTACCCTCCAAGACCCCGCCACGCTCCGGCCGTCGCTTGTTCGTCTTCCCCGATCTGGTGAAGGGCGGCGACTCGGTCGGCGTCACGAAGAGCATCGTGGGCGTCACGAACAAGGCGCTGGTGCTAAGCCAGACGACGACTGCGGTTGCCGAGCAGGTTGCGCGGTCGCTCGCCGGAGAGGGCGTACCGGTGTTCGGTAAGGAAGTTGTCGAGCATGGCCTCGCGACGTTCGCGAAGGCACCGATGGGCGTACTGGGTCTGGCCAACCGGTACGACGGTATGGACCTGCCAGGCGACGACTGCCGCATTGTGGTGCTGGGCGGCAAGCCAGACGCCGTCAGTCTCCAAGAGAAGTTCCTCAGCGAGCGCGCAGAGGCCAGTGCTGCGTTGGCGGAGCGGCTGCGCACCCGGATCGTCCAGGGTGCCGGACGCGCCACCCGTGGCCCGAACGACTACGCCGTGGTGCTCGTCGTCGGCACGGACATCATGCGGTACTTCTCGCGCCGGGAGAACCAGACCGCCCTCGACCCCGAGCTGCAAGCCGAGGTCCAGTTTGGTTGGAAGAACAGCAGGGGCGAAGACCCCACAGACATCTTGGACAACGTCCGGACCTTCCTCACCCACGACACCGACTGGATGGAGGGCGGTGAGCCGCTGGTCGGCGAGTTCCGGGAGGAGGCCGAGAAGATCGAGGCGCCCGGTACTGCGGCACTCGGTGAGTCTGCGACGCTCGAAGTCGAGGCGTGGGAACTGGCATTCAACGATGACTGGATCGCGGCCAGCCAGAAGCTTGAGGACGCGGCGCGGGCGGTCGGCAAGGGCGGCGACGCAACCCGGGGCTACCGGGGACTGCTGCTCTACCTGGCCGGTGCTTGGCTCCACCTTGGTGCCGAGAGTGAGGCGCACCGTGCCCATTCGCGGGAACTCATTCGCAACGCCGCGAAGGCGTCGGTCCGGGGGACGTGGCTGAAGGAGATGAAGGAGCTGCCCGGCGCCGAGGAGGTGCCGCTGGCAGCCGCCGACGCCGTGGCGGTCAACAACCTTGTCGCCAGGCTTACGGGAAACTTCAAGGCAAACAAGATCAAGGAGAACCTCGCCGAGATGTGCGCGGCGCTCGGCCGGGACGAGGCAGTGGCGTACGAGGTCGGACTGACCAATCTCGGGAACTTCCTCGGGGCTGAGGCTGCCAAGCCGAGCGGGCAGGGAAGGTGTGACTCGGCGTGGCGCTGGGACTCGGCGTTGTGGCTGACGATTGAGGCGAAGTCGGAGGAACGCTCAGATGGCCTGCTGCCGCTCAAGGACATCCGGCAGGCCAACACACAGCTCGACCAGCTGGCGACGGACCGAAGCGTTGACCACGCGCCAGCGGGAAGTCCGACGATCATCGTCTCGGATCGCTTGACCGTCTCGCCGGAACACGCTCCAGTGGCAAATCCCAACGTCTACCTGGCGTCGACTGACGTGGTCAGACAGATTGCGGGCGACGTAATGGCAGTCTGGGTGGACCTGCTTGCAGTCGCAGCCAAGCACGAGGCGGTTCACGTTCTAAAGCGTCATGTGCAGGAGACGTTGACGGAGAACGGCTGCCTTCCGACTCAGGTGGTCGACCGCCTTACACAGGAGCGCATCCGACCGGGCGACTGA
- a CDS encoding ImmA/IrrE family metallo-endopeptidase: MFNPSRLKLARLRLGYTLTRLAKESGVSPRSLTDYENDKRPPSEETLLKLASALSVPRSFFERDPIEPIPTEAASFRELSKATATRRDAVLATAALTLEFYAEIEQRFRLPDPSIPTFDKLVPEQAAELVRRQWNLGDRPISNMVHLLEAKGVRLASLNHDYDDIDAFCFYRDAVPYVFLNTSKSAERQRFDAAHELAHLVLHSELEMDPSTSKFREAEANAFASSFLMPRSAVLGQLMVGASVERVLTARSFWKVSAMAMTHRLHELHLLSDWQYRSTCISLSDRGYRKAEPGGIVPETSQLPRKVMYGAEARVSVRDAAAALDIDVGEVREYVRHLVPLSA, encoded by the coding sequence ATGTTTAATCCGAGCCGACTGAAGCTGGCCCGTCTCCGACTTGGCTACACGCTGACGCGTCTGGCGAAGGAAAGTGGCGTATCGCCGCGGTCACTCACGGATTACGAGAACGACAAGCGCCCGCCGAGCGAGGAAACCCTGCTTAAGCTGGCTTCCGCGCTATCAGTCCCGCGTTCGTTCTTCGAGCGTGACCCGATCGAGCCGATTCCGACGGAGGCTGCGAGCTTCCGCGAGCTTAGCAAGGCAACCGCCACGCGCCGGGATGCTGTCCTGGCGACTGCTGCGCTCACCTTGGAGTTCTACGCCGAGATCGAGCAGCGCTTCCGGTTGCCTGATCCGAGCATCCCCACGTTCGACAAGCTAGTGCCGGAACAGGCAGCAGAACTCGTGCGTCGTCAGTGGAACCTCGGGGATCGCCCGATCTCAAACATGGTGCACCTGCTGGAGGCGAAGGGGGTGCGACTGGCATCCCTGAACCATGACTACGACGACATCGACGCCTTCTGCTTCTACAGAGACGCCGTCCCGTACGTCTTCCTTAACACCAGCAAGTCGGCCGAGCGTCAGCGCTTCGACGCAGCCCACGAGTTGGCACACCTGGTGCTGCACAGCGAGTTGGAGATGGACCCGAGCACCTCCAAGTTTCGGGAGGCCGAGGCGAACGCGTTCGCCTCGAGCTTTCTCATGCCGCGCAGCGCCGTGCTGGGGCAGCTCATGGTTGGCGCGAGTGTGGAGCGGGTTCTGACCGCACGCTCCTTCTGGAAGGTCTCGGCGATGGCGATGACTCACCGACTTCATGAGCTTCACCTGCTCAGCGATTGGCAATACCGCTCGACGTGCATCTCGTTGTCAGACCGTGGCTACCGCAAGGCGGAGCCGGGCGGGATAGTGCCGGAGACGTCGCAATTGCCGCGCAAGGTGATGTACGGGGCCGAGGCGCGGGTTAGCGTGCGCGACGCGGCAGCGGCGCTGGACATTGATGTCGGCGAGGTGCGCGAGTACGTGCGGCACTTGGTTCCACTGAGCGCGTAG
- a CDS encoding type I restriction enzyme endonuclease domain-containing protein produces the protein MEKVVYGRFIDPDARKQFFDDYKDVEALWEILSPSAELRDHIQTYKRLSQLYAAVRNAFSETGGFLGDLEYKTRRLIESSAEQEGLGRIAKVVTFDVETLEQLKGEDGPEEGKVYNLLRGLRKEMDDDPAKAVVLRALKERADQVIKNLEERKITGMAAMDEIAALVVEKEAARKAAEASGLSDVGFAVHWELSRDERLTSAGLDTLAVAREVETLLGKFPNWIENTDEQRRLRLNLYKPVIKLPDEQRKAAVEQIMQVLEQTAGD, from the coding sequence TTGGAGAAGGTCGTCTATGGCCGCTTCATCGACCCGGATGCGCGCAAGCAATTCTTCGATGACTACAAGGACGTCGAGGCGTTGTGGGAGATTCTCTCTCCCTCGGCGGAACTGCGCGACCACATCCAGACGTACAAGCGCCTCAGCCAGCTCTACGCCGCGGTGCGCAACGCCTTCTCCGAGACTGGCGGCTTCCTCGGCGACCTTGAGTACAAGACGCGCCGCCTCATCGAGAGCAGCGCTGAGCAGGAGGGGCTTGGCCGCATCGCGAAGGTTGTCACCTTCGATGTCGAGACCCTCGAGCAGCTCAAGGGCGAGGACGGCCCCGAGGAAGGCAAGGTCTACAACCTCCTTCGCGGGCTCCGGAAGGAGATGGACGATGACCCGGCGAAGGCAGTGGTGCTGCGTGCCTTGAAGGAGCGAGCGGATCAGGTGATCAAGAACCTAGAGGAGCGCAAGATCACGGGCATGGCCGCGATGGACGAGATCGCGGCGTTGGTCGTCGAGAAGGAGGCGGCACGCAAGGCCGCTGAGGCGAGTGGTCTCAGCGACGTCGGCTTCGCTGTCCACTGGGAGCTCAGCCGCGACGAGCGGCTCACGAGCGCCGGCCTCGACACGCTGGCAGTGGCCCGCGAAGTCGAGACCCTGCTCGGCAAGTTCCCAAACTGGATCGAGAACACGGACGAGCAGCGCCGACTCCGACTGAACCTCTACAAGCCGGTCATCAAGTTGCCCGACGAGCAGCGCAAGGCAGCCGTGGAACAGATCATGCAGGTGCTTGAACAGACGGCAGGAGACTGA
- a CDS encoding IS630 family transposase: MANRPAPALVLRPGDREELERWARASTVPASAAKRARIVLLAADGVANTRIAELVGATVTTVLGWRDRYQSKGLAGLADAPRSGRPRELDHRAIVAETLKPPPKKLGVTHWSTRLLANRLKISHKSVARAWSAYGVKPWKAESFRFSTDPELVGKVTDICGLYLAPPENAIVLCVDEKSQIQALDRTVPILPMQPGKVERRSHDYYRHGTTTLFAALDIATGQVTAALKPRHRHQEFLAFLKQIERAYRDVRDADGQPVELHLVMDNYAAHKHLNVKTWLADNPRFVVHFTPTHASWMNLVEVWFGIVERQAIRRGVFKSVKDLNAKIRAFIDGWHERAHPFVWTKTADQILAKANRPTTSNPRH; encoded by the coding sequence ATGGCGAATCGTCCTGCTCCTGCATTGGTTCTGCGTCCAGGCGATCGCGAGGAGCTTGAGCGGTGGGCCCGGGCTTCGACGGTGCCGGCGTCGGCGGCGAAGCGGGCGCGGATCGTGTTGCTCGCGGCCGACGGGGTGGCGAATACGCGGATCGCGGAGTTGGTCGGTGCGACGGTGACCACGGTGCTGGGCTGGCGGGATCGCTACCAGTCCAAGGGACTGGCGGGGCTGGCAGATGCTCCGCGTTCGGGACGTCCGCGGGAGCTCGATCACCGGGCGATCGTGGCCGAGACGTTGAAGCCGCCACCGAAGAAACTCGGTGTCACGCACTGGTCCACCCGGCTGCTGGCCAACCGGCTGAAGATCTCCCACAAGTCGGTCGCCCGAGCCTGGTCGGCCTACGGCGTCAAGCCGTGGAAGGCGGAGTCGTTCCGGTTCTCCACCGACCCCGAGCTGGTCGGGAAGGTGACCGACATCTGCGGGCTGTACCTGGCGCCGCCGGAGAACGCGATCGTGCTGTGCGTGGACGAGAAGTCCCAGATCCAGGCGCTGGACAGGACGGTCCCGATCTTGCCGATGCAACCGGGCAAGGTCGAGCGCAGGTCGCACGACTACTACCGGCATGGCACCACCACGCTGTTCGCAGCGCTCGACATCGCGACCGGGCAGGTCACCGCGGCGCTCAAGCCGCGCCATCGTCATCAAGAGTTCTTGGCGTTCCTCAAGCAGATCGAGCGGGCCTACCGCGACGTCCGCGACGCCGACGGGCAGCCGGTCGAGCTGCACTTGGTGATGGACAACTACGCCGCGCACAAGCACCTGAACGTGAAGACCTGGCTGGCCGACAACCCGCGCTTCGTCGTGCACTTCACCCCGACCCATGCCTCCTGGATGAACCTGGTCGAGGTCTGGTTCGGCATCGTCGAGCGGCAGGCGATCCGCCGCGGGGTGTTCAAGTCGGTCAAGGACCTCAACGCCAAGATCCGCGCCTTCATCGACGGCTGGCACGAAAGAGCGCATCCGTTCGTGTGGACCAAGACCGCCGATCAGATCCTGGCGAAGGCCAACCGTCCAACAACTTCAAATCCGCGGCACTAG